One window of the Lytechinus variegatus isolate NC3 chromosome 3, Lvar_3.0, whole genome shotgun sequence genome contains the following:
- the LOC121412233 gene encoding uncharacterized protein LOC121412233 — MSPTVNDGTNTGESKDPDVLIIALSVSIVMAFFIIGFLVGVVVYRSQKQTGTLSHAVSPACSQNGLIQENGPNADRYQEGLDFPRSNGSLPPPLPPDRPDPPPSYYDTIDDGACRGSYIELDPSSMGGGGEYVKLNEKLNSPAYATEIFRVSPAGNRVRHNNFAVE; from the exons ATGTCACCTACTGTAAACG ATGGCACAAACACAGGAGAATCGAAGGATCCCGATGTACTCATTATCGCACTGAGTGTCAGCATCGTAATGGCCTTTTTCATCATCGGATTCCTGGTTGGTGTGGTGGTTTACCGAAGTCAGAAGCAAACGGGGACTTTGTCACACGCCGTCTCTCCGGCGTGCTCCCAAAACGGACTAATCCAAGAGAATGGACCAAACGCTGATCGGTACCAAGAAGGATTGGATTTCCCGAGAAGCAACGGTTCTCTTCCTCCACCACTTCCTCCAGACCGACCCGATCCCCCACCTAGCTACTACGACACGATAGACGACGGGGCATGTAGGGGAAGCTATATAGAATTGGACCCGTCCTCAatgggtggtggtggtgaataTGTAAAACTCAATGAAAAACTAAACAGTCCAGCATACGCCACAGAGATTTTCCGTGTCTCCCCCGCTGGGAATCGGGTACGTCACAATAATTTTGCagttgaataa